The following are from one region of the Lentimicrobiaceae bacterium genome:
- the plsY gene encoding glycerol-3-phosphate 1-O-acyltransferase PlsY, with amino-acid sequence MLTVETIIALTMAYMLGSIPTSVWVGKWFFGLDIRTQGSGNAGATNTIRVFGLKAGLPVLLFDVFKAWFAVHLSVWFTNPEFTQNQEVIYCILLGGLAVLGHVYPLFAGFKGGKGIATLVGVILALYPYSFLVILVFFTLMMVITRIVSVSSMSSAVIFPFVAVFMFHETRVPLIILAIIIALFVPFTHRENIKRLMAGTEKKFDFGKNRIRK; translated from the coding sequence ATGCTGACCGTAGAAACGATTATTGCACTGACAATGGCATATATGCTGGGTTCAATTCCTACCTCAGTTTGGGTCGGAAAATGGTTTTTCGGGCTCGATATCCGCACGCAGGGTAGTGGAAATGCCGGAGCAACCAATACAATAAGAGTGTTTGGCCTGAAAGCGGGATTACCTGTGCTATTATTTGATGTTTTTAAAGCATGGTTTGCAGTGCATTTGTCAGTTTGGTTTACTAATCCTGAATTTACACAAAATCAGGAAGTGATCTATTGCATACTTTTAGGAGGCTTGGCTGTGCTGGGCCATGTATATCCGTTGTTTGCAGGTTTTAAAGGCGGAAAAGGCATTGCAACGCTTGTGGGTGTTATTCTGGCGCTGTATCCATATTCCTTTTTGGTAATTCTTGTATTTTTTACACTCATGATGGTAATTACGCGCATTGTTTCTGTGTCATCTATGAGCAGTGCTGTTATTTTTCCGTTTGTTGCAGTTTTTATGTTTCATGAAACAAGAGTACCTCTCATCATACTGGCCATTATTATTGCATTATTTGTTCCATTTACACATCGCGAAAATATCAAGCGTCTGATGGCTGGAACAGAGAAGAAATTTGATTTTGGCAAAAACCGCATCAGAAAGTAA
- the dnaN gene encoding DNA polymerase III subunit beta, whose protein sequence is MRFIVSSQNLLRSLQSISGVLNSSNTLPILDDFLVELSGNSLKVTASDLETTMSVVVEATLAEDEGSVAIPAKILLELLKTYGDTPLTFTVDKNQGIEIAADEAKFRITGHNAEEFPRSPQMEATASFVLPSDLLLTAINKTIFATGNDDLRPAMSGVYCDISPDSIIFVATDAHKLVRYKRTDVSAENSTSFIMPKKPLNQLKSILPSDTSEVNVVYNETNARFTFKNVDLICRLIEGRYPNYEAVIPTDNPNTLIVDRQSFITTVKRASFFANKSTNQIRLTITGQELFVDAEDVDFAHESRQRLSCNFTGDDMEIGFNSRFLVEMLVNMGTENIRLEMSAPNRAGILKPVDSENQSEDLLMLVMPVMLNS, encoded by the coding sequence ATGAGATTCATAGTATCAAGTCAGAACCTGCTAAGAAGCCTGCAGTCGATCAGTGGCGTTTTAAATTCGAGCAATACTCTTCCTATTCTCGACGATTTTCTTGTTGAACTTTCCGGAAATTCACTGAAAGTAACTGCCTCAGACCTCGAAACAACTATGTCGGTTGTGGTTGAAGCTACTTTGGCTGAGGATGAAGGTTCTGTTGCTATTCCTGCCAAAATCTTGCTTGAGTTGCTTAAAACATATGGCGATACGCCGCTTACATTTACGGTTGATAAAAATCAGGGAATTGAAATTGCCGCTGATGAAGCTAAGTTTCGCATCACAGGCCATAACGCTGAAGAATTTCCACGTTCACCCCAAATGGAAGCAACCGCTTCATTTGTGCTGCCGTCTGATCTGTTACTTACAGCCATCAATAAAACCATTTTTGCTACCGGTAATGATGATTTGAGACCGGCTATGTCAGGGGTTTATTGCGATATCTCTCCCGATTCCATCATTTTTGTGGCAACTGATGCACATAAACTGGTTCGTTACAAACGTACTGATGTAAGTGCCGAAAACAGCACTTCTTTTATTATGCCTAAAAAACCATTGAATCAACTTAAGAGTATTCTTCCTTCCGATACTTCAGAAGTAAATGTGGTTTATAATGAAACCAATGCCCGCTTTACCTTTAAAAATGTTGATTTGATCTGCAGGTTGATTGAAGGACGTTATCCGAATTACGAAGCAGTCATCCCTACTGATAATCCAAATACCCTTATCGTTGACAGGCAGTCATTCATTACCACTGTTAAGCGTGCTTCCTTCTTTGCCAATAAGTCAACCAATCAAATCAGACTCACCATTACCGGTCAGGAGTTGTTTGTTGATGCCGAGGATGTTGATTTTGCTCATGAATCACGTCAACGTTTGAGCTGTAATTTTACTGGTGATGATATGGAAATCGGGTTTAATTCCCGCTTTTTGGTGGAGATGCTGGTGAATATGGGAACCGAAAATATTCGGCTGGAAATGTCAGCACCTAATCGTGCCGGTATTCTCAAACCAGTTGACAGTGAAAATCAATCGGAAGATTTGTTGATGCTGGTAATGCCGGTAATGCTCAACTCCTGA
- a CDS encoding ABC-F family ATP-binding cassette domain-containing protein produces the protein MALNYLLIEKLSKSYGEKELFSDITFGIDQGSKVALIARNGAGKSSLLNIISGKDLPDSGSVVFRKDIRWSYLPQNPLMDDNQSVFDVLFHSENEFMRAIRDYEFSLNRLKHDDSAEAHRMLELSTNAMEMVGGWDYEARVKEILSRFKIIDLEQKTGELSGGQRKKLSLAKALIEETDLLILDEPTNHLDIEMIEWLEEYLSRQSLSLLVVTHDRYFLDNVCNEILELDNNKLYRYKGNYSYFLEKKAEREAIELTETEKARGLYRKELDWMRRMPQARTTKSKARIDNFYDIQDKASKRIEKDTGPLEVKMTRIGGKVLEVNNIFKSFGDNKLIDNFSYIFKKGERVGIIGKNGSGKSTLLNMIMGKFAPDMGRISAGQTIVFGYYSQEGFQPQEDRRVIDIAKDIAEEMPLGKGYISASAFLAHFNFNHTLQYNYFSSLSGGEKRRLFLLMQLLKNPNFLILDEPTNDLDIHTLNLLEDFLMNFGGCLLIVSHDRYFMDKLVDHVFVFEGDGKIKDYYGNYTDFYRLKLAEEAKAARQKTITTSKPAKETVSDNKPKKPTYKEKTEFEALEAEIPKLEAEKESIIEKMNSGAYSPSEFEEVAKTYATIEKEIELKTDRWLELSVLFE, from the coding sequence ATTGCATTGAACTACCTTTTAATTGAAAAACTAAGCAAATCATACGGTGAAAAGGAACTTTTCAGCGATATAACCTTTGGAATTGACCAGGGCAGCAAAGTTGCCCTTATAGCACGCAACGGGGCCGGAAAAAGCAGCCTGTTAAATATCATCAGCGGAAAAGATCTTCCTGACAGCGGCTCGGTTGTTTTCAGAAAAGACATACGATGGTCATATCTTCCTCAAAATCCATTGATGGATGACAACCAGTCCGTTTTTGATGTGCTTTTCCATTCTGAAAACGAGTTTATGCGCGCCATCAGAGATTACGAGTTTAGCCTTAACCGGCTTAAACACGACGACTCTGCCGAGGCTCACCGCATGCTTGAATTAAGCACCAATGCCATGGAAATGGTGGGTGGATGGGATTATGAAGCAAGGGTAAAAGAAATCCTGAGCCGGTTTAAAATTATTGACCTGGAGCAGAAAACTGGTGAATTATCAGGTGGTCAGCGAAAAAAACTATCGCTGGCCAAAGCCCTGATTGAAGAAACTGACCTTCTGATACTGGATGAGCCCACCAACCACCTCGACATTGAGATGATAGAGTGGCTTGAAGAGTACCTTTCAAGACAAAGCCTGAGTCTGCTTGTTGTTACCCACGACAGGTATTTTCTTGATAATGTTTGCAACGAAATTCTTGAACTTGACAACAACAAACTTTATCGCTACAAAGGAAATTACTCATACTTCCTTGAAAAAAAAGCTGAACGGGAAGCCATTGAACTGACTGAAACCGAAAAAGCCAGGGGGCTCTACAGAAAAGAACTGGACTGGATGCGCCGTATGCCACAGGCCCGCACTACCAAATCAAAAGCCCGTATTGACAATTTTTATGACATTCAGGACAAAGCTTCCAAACGAATTGAAAAAGATACCGGCCCCCTGGAAGTAAAAATGACCAGAATCGGTGGTAAAGTGCTGGAAGTAAATAATATTTTTAAATCGTTTGGCGACAACAAACTCATCGACAATTTCTCCTACATCTTTAAAAAAGGAGAAAGGGTCGGAATTATAGGCAAAAACGGTTCAGGAAAATCAACCCTGCTCAACATGATAATGGGCAAATTTGCCCCTGACATGGGGCGGATAAGTGCCGGACAAACCATTGTTTTCGGTTACTATTCGCAGGAAGGATTTCAACCTCAGGAAGACAGGCGGGTGATTGATATCGCCAAAGATATTGCCGAAGAAATGCCACTGGGAAAAGGCTATATTTCTGCATCGGCCTTTCTCGCGCATTTTAACTTCAATCATACACTACAATACAACTATTTTTCAAGCCTGAGCGGCGGTGAGAAGCGCCGGCTTTTTCTGCTCATGCAATTGCTTAAAAACCCTAACTTCCTGATTCTGGATGAGCCTACCAATGATCTTGATATTCATACACTCAATCTGCTTGAAGATTTTTTAATGAACTTTGGCGGATGCCTGCTTATTGTATCACATGACCGCTACTTTATGGACAAGCTGGTGGATCATGTTTTTGTTTTTGAAGGCGATGGCAAAATTAAAGACTATTATGGCAACTATACCGATTTCTATCGTCTGAAACTTGCGGAAGAAGCCAAAGCTGCCAGACAAAAAACAATAACTACTTCAAAACCGGCAAAAGAGACCGTATCTGATAACAAGCCCAAAAAACCAACCTATAAGGAAAAAACCGAATTTGAAGCATTGGAAGCCGAAATTCCCAAACTGGAAGCTGAGAAAGAATCTATCATTGAAAAAATGAATAGCGGAGCTTATTCACCTTCTGAATTTGAAGAAGTTGCCAAAACTTATGCAACAATTGAAAAAGAAATAGAACTGAAAACCGATCGCTGGCTTGAATTAAGCGTTCTGTTTGAATAA
- a CDS encoding cold shock domain-containing protein, which translates to MPTGKVKFFNERKGFGFIVDDETQHDVFVHATGLTEKVNENDLVTFEIAEDKRGKKAVDVKKV; encoded by the coding sequence ATGCCTACCGGTAAAGTTAAATTCTTCAATGAGCGTAAAGGTTTTGGTTTTATTGTCGACGATGAAACCCAACATGATGTTTTTGTTCATGCAACCGGCCTCACTGAGAAAGTAAATGAGAATGATCTTGTTACTTTCGAAATTGCAGAAGACAAAAGAGGAAAGAAAGCTGTAGACGTTAAAAAAGTTTAG
- the pckA gene encoding phosphoenolpyruvate carboxykinase (ATP), whose product MTSQKNSVFEVNGNTIDLSQYGITNVEEIFYNPTFEQLFEHEMNPALEGFERGVLTNSGAVSVDTGVFTGRSPKDKYIVHDAVSENTVWWSTIGKNDNKPISPDIWSHLKKIVIKQLSGKKLYVVDAFAGANEGSRLSVRFIMEVAWQAHFVKNMFIRPSDEELKNFKPDFVLINGAKAVNPDWKEQGLNSENFVAFNLTERMQIIGGSWYGGEMKKGIFSMMNYYLPLQNIAAMHCSANVGKEGDVAIFFGLSGTGKTTLSADPKRALIGDDEHGWDDDGVFNFEGGCYAKCINLSAENEPDIYRAIRRDALLENLVVRPDGTIDFADASKTENTRVSYPIYHIDNIVKPVSKAGHASKVIFLTADAFGVLPPVSKLTAAQTKYHFLSGFTAKLAGTERGVTTPQPTFSACFGNAFLTLHPTKYAVELVKRMEKSGAKAYLVNTGWNGTGKRISIKDTRAIIDAILDGSIDQAPTKVIPYFNLEVPTQLHGVNPGVLDPRDTYATASVWEEKAKDLSKKFIDNFDKYTDNEEGKSLVAAGPQL is encoded by the coding sequence ATGACAAGTCAGAAAAACAGCGTGTTTGAAGTTAATGGAAACACCATTGATCTATCACAGTATGGCATCACCAATGTTGAAGAGATCTTTTATAATCCAACATTCGAGCAATTATTTGAGCATGAAATGAACCCTGCTCTCGAGGGTTTTGAAAGAGGTGTACTTACCAATTCAGGTGCTGTTTCTGTCGACACCGGAGTTTTTACCGGCCGTTCTCCAAAAGACAAGTATATTGTTCATGATGCTGTCAGCGAAAATACTGTCTGGTGGTCTACGATTGGTAAAAACGACAATAAGCCAATCTCTCCCGACATTTGGTCGCATTTGAAAAAAATCGTCATTAAACAACTCTCAGGCAAAAAGCTATATGTGGTAGATGCTTTTGCCGGTGCTAATGAAGGGTCTAGACTGAGTGTGCGTTTTATTATGGAAGTAGCCTGGCAGGCACACTTTGTAAAAAACATGTTTATCAGACCATCTGACGAAGAATTAAAAAACTTTAAGCCTGATTTTGTGCTGATTAACGGAGCCAAGGCCGTGAATCCGGATTGGAAAGAACAAGGCCTGAACTCTGAAAATTTCGTTGCATTTAATCTTACTGAGCGCATGCAGATTATTGGCGGCTCATGGTATGGTGGCGAAATGAAAAAAGGTATTTTTTCAATGATGAATTACTATTTGCCATTGCAAAATATTGCTGCCATGCATTGTAGTGCCAATGTAGGCAAAGAAGGCGATGTGGCCATTTTCTTCGGTCTTTCCGGAACCGGAAAAACAACCCTTTCTGCCGATCCCAAACGGGCGCTTATCGGCGACGACGAACATGGATGGGATGATGATGGTGTATTTAACTTTGAAGGCGGTTGCTATGCCAAGTGTATTAACCTGAGTGCCGAAAACGAGCCTGACATTTACAGGGCAATCCGCCGCGATGCTTTACTTGAAAATTTGGTGGTTCGCCCCGACGGTACAATTGACTTTGCCGATGCATCCAAAACCGAAAACACACGTGTTTCGTACCCGATTTACCATATTGATAATATTGTAAAACCTGTATCAAAAGCCGGACATGCTTCAAAAGTAATATTCCTCACAGCTGATGCTTTTGGCGTATTACCTCCTGTATCAAAACTCACAGCAGCTCAAACCAAATATCACTTCCTCTCTGGATTTACAGCGAAGTTAGCAGGAACCGAACGTGGCGTTACCACACCACAACCTACCTTCTCAGCATGCTTTGGAAATGCCTTTCTTACACTTCATCCTACCAAATATGCCGTAGAACTTGTAAAACGCATGGAAAAATCCGGCGCAAAAGCTTACCTCGTCAATACAGGCTGGAATGGCACCGGGAAACGCATTTCAATTAAGGATACCCGCGCGATTATTGACGCCATTCTTGATGGCTCAATCGATCAGGCACCAACCAAAGTTATTCCGTATTTTAACCTTGAAGTTCCCACTCAACTGCATGGCGTAAACCCTGGAGTGCTCGACCCCAGAGATACATACGCCACAGCTTCTGTATGGGAAGAAAAAGCCAAAGACCTTTCTAAAAAGTTTATTGACAACTTCGATAAATACACCGACAACGAAGAAGGGAAAAGTTTGGTAGCAGCAGGGCCTCAGCTTTAA
- a CDS encoding pyruvate, phosphate dikinase, with protein sequence MGKEKTRKSVYTFGDKKAEGDASMKNLLGGKGANLAEMNLIGVPVPPGFTITTEVCTAYNQLGREKAVEMIRPEVEAAVKYVEKIMGAKFGDKKNPLLLSVRSGARASMPGMMDTVLNLGLNDEAVDGIAKKSGNERFAWDSYRRFVQMFGDVVLGMKPASKEDIDPFEEIMEHMKEEKGIELDTEFTVDDLKELVKRFKKAVKEVTGHDFPVDPWEQLWGSVMAVFDSWMNERAIYYRKLNNIPAEWGTAVNVQAMVFGNMGLNSGTGVAFTRDAGTGEDLFNGEYLINAQGEDVVAGIRTPQQITKEGSKRWAKLANVSEKDRAANFPSLEEAMPAIYKELLETQQKLEDHYRDMQDLEFTIQDGKLWMLQTRNGKRTGAAMVKIAMDMLKQGIISEKEAILRCEPAKLDELLHPVFDPASVKSAKVLAKGLPASPGGATGQIVFFADEAEKWVADGHKVVLVRIETSPEDLKGMNVAEGILTARGGMTSHAAVVARGMGKCCISGAGTIKIDYKARTLTIDGVKHKEGDWISLNGSTGEVYEGKITTKDPELSGDFGKLMKLADKYSRMLVRTNADTPHDSIVARNFGAKGIGLCRTEHMFFEGDRIKAMREMILANDEEGRRKGLEKLLPIQRADFEGIFEAMQDLPVTVRLLDPPLHEFVPHEEANQLEMAKELGISVEEVKQKVHDLAEFNPMLGHRGCRLGNTYPEISEMQARAIIEAALNLKKKGIKAIPEIMIPLTGTLEEMKMQENIVRETAAKVFAERNDKIDYLCGTMIEIPRAALIADRIAESAEFFSFGTNDLTQMTFGYSRDDAGKFLPVYLEKGILKNDPFQVLDQEGVGQLVKLGIERGRTTRPNLKVGICGEHGGEPSSVEFCHTAGMNYVSCSPYRVPIARLAAAQAAIKEEAASAKTSKDDAKAKKAKKSDKKK encoded by the coding sequence ATGGGAAAAGAAAAGACCAGAAAATCGGTTTACACATTTGGCGACAAAAAAGCCGAAGGTGATGCCAGTATGAAAAACCTGCTCGGTGGTAAAGGTGCTAACCTTGCTGAAATGAACCTCATCGGGGTTCCTGTTCCTCCGGGATTCACCATCACTACCGAAGTTTGTACCGCATACAACCAGCTTGGCCGCGAAAAGGCAGTTGAAATGATTCGCCCCGAAGTGGAAGCAGCTGTGAAGTATGTTGAGAAGATCATGGGCGCTAAATTCGGCGATAAAAAGAACCCTCTTTTACTGTCCGTTCGCTCAGGGGCCCGTGCTTCTATGCCAGGTATGATGGATACCGTATTAAATCTTGGTCTGAACGACGAAGCTGTTGACGGAATTGCAAAAAAATCAGGCAATGAGCGCTTTGCATGGGACTCATACCGCCGTTTTGTACAGATGTTCGGCGATGTGGTTCTGGGAATGAAACCTGCCTCCAAAGAAGATATCGATCCTTTCGAAGAAATCATGGAACACATGAAAGAAGAAAAAGGGATTGAACTTGATACCGAATTTACCGTTGACGATCTGAAAGAGCTCGTTAAACGTTTCAAAAAAGCAGTAAAAGAAGTTACCGGTCACGATTTCCCGGTTGACCCATGGGAACAGCTCTGGGGTTCGGTTATGGCTGTATTTGACAGCTGGATGAATGAGCGCGCTATCTACTATCGCAAGCTTAACAATATCCCTGCCGAATGGGGAACAGCCGTTAACGTACAAGCGATGGTTTTCGGAAATATGGGCCTCAATTCAGGTACTGGTGTTGCATTTACCCGCGATGCCGGAACCGGTGAAGACCTTTTCAACGGAGAATACCTGATCAATGCTCAGGGAGAAGATGTGGTTGCCGGTATTCGCACACCACAGCAAATTACCAAAGAAGGTTCAAAACGTTGGGCAAAACTTGCCAATGTTTCTGAAAAAGACCGTGCTGCCAACTTCCCATCGCTGGAAGAAGCCATGCCAGCTATTTACAAAGAATTGCTTGAAACACAGCAGAAACTTGAAGACCACTACCGCGACATGCAGGATCTTGAATTCACCATTCAGGATGGCAAATTATGGATGCTTCAGACCCGTAATGGAAAACGCACCGGTGCTGCCATGGTAAAAATCGCCATGGATATGCTCAAACAAGGCATCATCAGCGAAAAAGAAGCAATTCTCCGCTGCGAGCCAGCTAAACTTGACGAGCTGCTTCACCCTGTATTTGACCCGGCTTCTGTTAAATCTGCCAAAGTTCTTGCTAAAGGATTACCTGCTTCCCCGGGAGGCGCTACCGGACAAATCGTATTTTTTGCTGACGAAGCAGAAAAATGGGTTGCTGACGGACATAAAGTAGTACTGGTTCGTATCGAAACCTCTCCGGAGGATTTGAAAGGAATGAACGTGGCCGAAGGTATTCTTACCGCTCGCGGAGGTATGACCTCACACGCTGCCGTTGTTGCCCGCGGAATGGGCAAATGCTGTATTTCAGGTGCCGGCACTATTAAAATTGACTACAAAGCCCGCACACTCACTATTGACGGCGTTAAACACAAAGAAGGCGACTGGATTTCACTTAACGGTAGCACCGGCGAAGTTTATGAAGGTAAAATCACAACCAAAGATCCTGAATTAAGCGGCGATTTTGGCAAACTGATGAAACTGGCTGACAAATATTCAAGAATGCTGGTTCGCACCAATGCTGACACACCTCACGATTCAATCGTTGCCCGTAACTTCGGCGCCAAAGGTATTGGTCTTTGCCGCACCGAGCATATGTTCTTTGAAGGCGATCGCATCAAAGCCATGCGTGAAATGATTCTGGCTAACGACGAAGAAGGCCGCCGCAAAGGATTGGAAAAACTCCTTCCTATTCAGCGTGCCGACTTTGAAGGCATCTTCGAAGCCATGCAGGATCTTCCTGTAACAGTTCGTTTACTTGATCCGCCTTTACATGAGTTTGTTCCTCACGAAGAAGCTAACCAGCTTGAAATGGCTAAAGAACTGGGCATCTCTGTTGAAGAGGTTAAACAAAAAGTTCACGATCTGGCTGAATTTAACCCAATGCTTGGTCACCGTGGTTGCCGTTTGGGAAATACTTATCCTGAAATTTCGGAAATGCAGGCACGCGCTATTATTGAAGCAGCCCTGAATCTTAAGAAAAAAGGCATCAAAGCCATTCCTGAAATCATGATTCCGCTTACCGGAACCCTTGAGGAAATGAAAATGCAGGAAAACATTGTACGCGAAACTGCTGCAAAGGTTTTTGCTGAACGCAATGATAAAATTGACTACCTCTGTGGTACCATGATCGAAATTCCAAGAGCCGCGCTTATTGCCGACAGAATTGCTGAATCAGCAGAATTCTTCTCATTCGGAACCAACGACCTTACCCAGATGACCTTTGGTTACTCAAGAGACGATGCAGGCAAATTCCTTCCGGTTTATCTTGAAAAAGGCATTCTGAAAAACGACCCGTTCCAGGTTCTTGATCAGGAAGGCGTTGGACAATTGGTAAAATTAGGAATTGAACGCGGCCGTACCACCAGACCCAACCTTAAAGTAGGTATCTGTGGCGAACATGGCGGCGAACCTTCATCAGTTGAATTCTGCCATACTGCAGGCATGAACTACGTAAGTTGTTCACCTTACCGTGTACCCATTGCACGTTTGGCCGCCGCACAGGCTGCAATCAAAGAAGAAGCTGCTTCTGCAAAAACTTCTAAAGATGACGCCAAGGCAAAAAAAGCCAAAAAATCAGATAAGAAGAAATAA
- a CDS encoding T9SS type A sorting domain-containing protein, protein MNMEGDSLWTRIRNYTEGNTPFSIALCNDGGYIISGGQQVNGFNQPFLLKTDPWGGNSGVGISENDTQYILKVYPNPAKDYIKFETQNIPNEIISVSDIYGREIAKVPVTGEKTLWDTREVKPGLYVYSIELNKTTNSGKIVIMR, encoded by the coding sequence ATGAATATGGAAGGCGATAGCCTGTGGACGAGAATAAGAAATTATACTGAAGGTAATACTCCATTTAGTATCGCTTTATGTAATGACGGCGGTTATATTATCAGCGGAGGACAGCAAGTAAACGGATTCAACCAGCCATTCCTGCTTAAAACTGATCCCTGGGGTGGCAATAGCGGTGTGGGAATAAGTGAAAATGATACTCAATATATTCTAAAAGTCTACCCCAATCCCGCTAAAGACTATATAAAATTTGAAACCCAGAATATCCCAAATGAAATAATTTCAGTTTCAGATATTTATGGGCGCGAAATTGCAAAAGTACCTGTAACCGGCGAAAAAACGTTATGGGATACCCGTGAGGTAAAACCTGGGCTGTATGTGTACAGTATTGAATTGAATAAAACAACAAACTCAGGTAAGATTGTGATAATGCGGTAA
- a CDS encoding DUF4476 domain-containing protein: protein MRKKLPLLLLLAALLQLSSFAQLKSNLVFFTEQGERFTVILNGIRQNPTPETNVKVTDLIAPNYKLKVIFDDPALGEIDKNLMFNQGYETTFSVKRNNKNEYVVRWMNEVPIAQALPPAPGQQVVVYTTQAAPAAPVTYTQTTTTVTDTYAEPQEGNVSMGININDPELGVNFNMNVNGGSINTGSQVTTTQTTTSYSTTTTTGGYQQAPPTQQMQQTYVMPGYNGPVGCPYPMHPGDFQSVKQSIASKSFDDTRLTIAKQVISSNCLLSDQVKEIMLLFTFEDTRLELAKYAYGYTYDIGNYYRLNDAFTFESSIEELNDYMNGYRR, encoded by the coding sequence ATGAGAAAAAAGCTACCACTTCTGCTTTTACTGGCAGCCCTGCTTCAACTAAGCAGCTTTGCCCAGCTTAAATCAAATCTAGTATTTTTTACCGAACAAGGTGAAAGGTTTACAGTTATCCTGAACGGGATCAGGCAAAACCCCACACCAGAAACCAATGTAAAAGTTACAGATCTGATTGCCCCCAACTATAAACTTAAAGTAATATTTGACGACCCGGCATTGGGCGAAATTGACAAAAACCTGATGTTTAATCAGGGTTACGAAACCACTTTTTCGGTAAAACGCAACAACAAAAACGAATATGTGGTTCGCTGGATGAACGAAGTGCCCATTGCGCAGGCATTACCACCTGCGCCCGGCCAGCAGGTTGTTGTTTACACCACACAGGCAGCCCCCGCCGCTCCTGTAACTTACACCCAGACAACAACTACAGTAACTGATACATATGCCGAGCCTCAAGAGGGAAATGTATCGATGGGTATCAATATCAACGACCCTGAGCTGGGAGTCAATTTCAATATGAATGTTAATGGAGGAAGCATCAATACCGGATCGCAGGTTACTACAACACAAACTACCACATCCTACTCCACCACAACCACAACCGGTGGATATCAGCAGGCACCGCCTACACAACAGATGCAGCAAACATATGTAATGCCAGGCTACAATGGTCCTGTTGGTTGTCCTTATCCAATGCATCCGGGAGATTTCCAGAGTGTAAAACAATCCATTGCCAGCAAATCGTTCGACGATACGCGATTAACCATCGCAAAGCAGGTCATATCTTCAAATTGCCTGTTGAGCGACCAGGTGAAGGAAATCATGCTGCTCTTTACCTTTGAGGATACCCGCCTCGAACTGGCTAAATATGCCTATGGATACACTTATGACATTGGCAATTATTACCGGTTAAACGATGCTTTTACTTTTGAATCAAGCATTGAGGAACTAAATGATTATATGAACGGATATCGCCGATAA
- the mtgA gene encoding monofunctional biosynthetic peptidoglycan transglycosylase: MSTKKSVFRKLLKLLRLIVFFFIISTIAVTIIYRFVRPPATPLMMIRLIEQWSDGEKTKLSKDWIPLEDISPNMIQAVVASEDNNFLMHNGIDFEAVKKARELNKKRKRLIGASTISQQTAKNVFLWPDRTWLRKGMEVYFTGLIEIFWGKRRIMEVYLNVIEMGDGIYGVEMASQLYFKKPASDLSKAEAALIAAVLPNPRRWSPAHPTSYIQQKQQRIMRAMSRIGKVEF; encoded by the coding sequence ATGTCAACCAAAAAGTCCGTCTTTCGCAAATTGCTCAAACTGCTCCGGTTGATTGTATTTTTCTTCATTATTTCAACCATAGCTGTAACTATTATTTACAGGTTTGTGCGTCCTCCGGCTACGCCCTTGATGATGATAAGGCTGATTGAGCAATGGTCGGACGGTGAAAAAACCAAACTATCGAAGGATTGGATACCTTTAGAAGATATTTCGCCCAACATGATTCAGGCTGTGGTGGCATCAGAAGACAATAACTTTTTGATGCACAATGGCATTGATTTCGAAGCTGTAAAAAAAGCTCGGGAACTCAATAAAAAGCGGAAACGCCTGATAGGTGCCAGCACCATTTCGCAGCAAACTGCCAAAAACGTATTTTTATGGCCCGATCGCACCTGGCTAAGAAAAGGAATGGAAGTTTACTTTACCGGTTTGATTGAAATATTCTGGGGCAAACGGCGAATTATGGAGGTTTACCTGAATGTGATTGAGATGGGCGATGGCATTTATGGTGTTGAAATGGCCTCGCAACTTTATTTCAAAAAACCGGCATCCGACCTGAGTAAGGCAGAAGCAGCCCTGATTGCTGCCGTTCTGCCCAATCCGCGCCGCTGGAGCCCGGCACATCCGACCAGTTACATACAGCAAAAACAACAGCGCATTATGCGGGCTATGAGCAGAATTGGGAAAGTAGAGTTTTAG